The region ACCACCGGCGCGCAACGGGCGCAGTACATGGTCACGTTGCTGCGAACCGCGCCGCGTGACGAGCAGGATCGTCACGCCGGCCTGTCGCAGTTTCTGATCGACATGCAGTCGTCCGGTATCACTGTACGACCAATCCACAACATGCTCGGCGAGCATGATTTCAATGAAGTGTTCCTGGACAACGTCTTCGTTGCCGACGATTTCGTCATTGGTAATCCCGGGGATGGCTGGAAGCAGGTCGGCGCCGAACTGGCCTTGGAGCGCAGCGGCCCGGAGCGATACCTCTCCAGCACGCAGCTGTACCTGGAAATGCTCGACAGCGCCAACCCGCAAGACACCCACCAAGCCGTAACCCTCGGGCGTGTAGCGGCACGGTATGCGGTGCTGCGCCAGATGTCCCTGGGGGTTGCCGGCATGCTCGCTCGTGGCGAAAACCCAGCGATCCCGGCTGCATTGGTCAAGGATCAGGGCGCATTGCTGGAACAGTCCCTGCCGGACATCGCCCACACGCTGTTTGGTGGCAGTCGCACGCGTGGCTCCAACCTTGATCAGGTGATGCGCTACGTCACTCAGACAGCACCCTCCTTCTCCTTACGCGGTGGTACACGCGAAATCCTGCGCGGCATTATTGCCAGAGGTCTTGGACTGCGATGAACGCTTTGATGAATGCCTTTGAGGCAAGGTCGGAACTACAGCGTCTGATTTCCCACAGTGTCGAGAGTCTGTTCGCCGAACAGGTTACCCCTGCCCTGCTGGCCCGCTTCGACGCCGGTGAACCGGCCAAGGCGCTGTGGCAACTGGTCAGTGAACTCGGCCTGCCCAACGCGTTGGCACCCGAGGCATT is a window of Pseudomonas sp. DG56-2 DNA encoding:
- a CDS encoding acyl-CoA dehydrogenase family protein: MQALDIQPCRLDPDTHVLRAEVRAFLADALKNLSPAERARNWNGADEAFSRTLGERGWLGMTWPKRYGGHQRSALERYVVLEELLAAGAPVNAHWIAERQSGPLLMKFSPDVLAPRICPQIARGTLYCGIGMSEPDVGSDLAAVRTRAVKVEGGWRVSGQKIWTTGAQRAQYMVTLLRTAPRDEQDRHAGLSQFLIDMQSSGITVRPIHNMLGEHDFNEVFLDNVFVADDFVIGNPGDGWKQVGAELALERSGPERYLSSTQLYLEMLDSANPQDTHQAVTLGRVAARYAVLRQMSLGVAGMLARGENPAIPAALVKDQGALLEQSLPDIAHTLFGGSRTRGSNLDQVMRYVTQTAPSFSLRGGTREILRGIIARGLGLR